The sequence GGAATATAATATGTCATTTTTTGACGATATAGATTATAATAATGAGTATGATAAAGGAAATCTTTTAGAGGAAGATGATATGAATAATATTAAAGATAATCCAGACAAGAGAAGAGTTGAACAGGTTAAGTCACAGATAAAGACGCGCATTAAAGAGAGTGTAGCGGAGGGGAGTGTTAAGTTTAGTAGCAAGGATTTATATGAACTTGCGGAAGGGTATGGGGTTTTGGAATCTTATTTTGATTATTTATCCCCAGAAGATTTGTATTTGATACTTAAATACTTCCCATTAATGCCTAATCGGGATGATGATTGGGGTGGTGATATTAACTTTTATATTAGGGTTTATTTAGAAGTACGTGATAAATACGCAGAAGAGATTAGATTATTTAGGCAAGCGGAACTTGAAAAGCAAGCGCAGGTGCGATTTAGGGAGAGTGAAGCTTTAAGATTTACGGATAGGCAGAGTAAGGTTTCTTTTGGGGCAAACAAGGACAGAGAAGAGAATGAATTTTTTGGAGAGGGTTTAGATTTTACGACTCATGAACAAGAAAGCCAACAAATTTAGTTTAATATAAGTCTCTTAAACTTACTTTTTAGTTTACTTTTTTTAACAAAAAAAATACGCCTTATGGCGTATTTTTTTGTATATATTTTTCTTTTAAAAAAAAATTAGTAGTATTTAATTTTAGTAAAGTGAGTTTGCTTTTCCTTACTACTTCCCATAAGAAGCAAGTAAGCATTAGCTAGTGAATCAAGAGCATCGTCACAAGTCTTAGAATCACCCTTATAAGCATAAATATCATTAATAACGGTCTTATCGATATCTTTAAGAAATTCTAATAATTTACCATTGAATATGGGAATAAGGGAACAAATACGGTTAAATTTATTTGAAATAGGACGAACAGGTACTATTTTAAATAGAGTATTATCGCATTGCCCCCGCAGACTTATTAAAGTTTGTGTTAGTCTTCCAACACCCTTAACACTATCTCTATCTTCTATAAAAAGAAGCCTTACATTAAACCCATCAATGATAGTCTTAATCCTATACAAAATATCATCATCATAAACAGGGCGTTTGTCTTGATAAATGTATGCATATAACTTATCCTTGTGTTTTTCTAGTATGCAAATAGCAGTATTATCACCACCAACGGTAAAAGCAGGGTCAATATAGCAAATGGGTGCACTAAATTTATAATCATCGCTAAATTCTATTTGATGAAAAATAGAACAATCACTAGCAACCCATTCACCCAAAAGCACACGGGCTCTGTATGTTGGTAGATGTTCATATGTTATCTCTTGTTCACGAATAAAATCACTAGCAAGTGTAGCATTATCATAAGTTGTAAAGTTGTATGTCTTATAAATTTTTGTTTGGTCAATATAATCAGTTTTAAAGAAATGAGTAGGGAAATCGGGGTTAGTATCAAAAATAGCTGTTCTACTGCCTATTCTAAGTCTCTTTAAAGCCTCTTGAATAACTTCTTGACTAAGCGTAGTGGCCTCATTAATAAACATTAATGCGCTATTAGAACCCCTAAGTCTTTTAAAGTCACTAATCTTATCACCACCATAAAGATTAACTCTTAATGAGTCAATTAAAATAAATGAAGTGTTTTGCTTTTTCCTCTCATAGGGAATATGAAGTAAGTCACAAATCGTTTCTATTTCACCTAAGATATTAACCTCTATTGAATTTTGTGAATTACCCATGATAAAGTTATTAACATTTTTTGCATAAAAAGCTCTGTTTTCTAATAAATTTTTAATAAAAAGGTAGCAAGCAAGGAATGTCTTCCCACTAGCAATTCCACCGTTTAATATAATCTTATTGTGTCCATGCGTCCTAATAGAATCTAGTACTTCCTTCTGTTTAGGAAGTAAATTATTAGACTCAAATAAACCAAAATCAATGTGCCTAGAGCCACTACCCGCAGGAATATTTTCAAATATGCGCCTGTATTTGCTTGCCATCTTATTGGGAAACAAATACAAGAGCTTTTCTAGTTTTAAGTTCACATAATTATTATAACAATAATTTATAAATTATCGCTATAAAGGTAATTCTTAACTATTTGTTTAAATTCCTTGTCATTAAGTGTAGAAGTGTAGTATTGCTTCTCTATAGCAAGGCGTTTTAAAAGGATTGTTTCTCTAAAAGTTAACCGGTACCGTTCTATCTCTTCACACAGTTGTTCCTTCTCTACTAAAAGCTTACTACGGTCTTCTACGCTATGATAAGCATTACGCAAAGCCTGTTCTACCCTAGCAAGGTCAGCACACAACACATTATACACTTGTTCCTTAATAACAACTTCACGATACTTCTCATCAAAAAAAAGATTGCTTATAAGTCTATTAATCTCTACCTTTAAAGTATCAACACTAGCAAGTTTCTTTAAAGCAGTGCTAGTAGTAATACTACTCAAAACATCAACATCCTCATCGCTACTGCTACAACGCAAAACATGGTCAATGTTATTTGTGTTTAAAAGACAACTGTCACAATCACTACCACTTCCTTTACTAGAATTAATATTGCTTAAAATAACATCTTGTGTAGCCCGTAAAGCGCGCCGGCACTTGCCCATAGCCTTGCTTACAGTAGAGTAGCTAACCTTCTCTATCCGTGCAATATCGCCAATGCTAATCTCACCCCTAATAAAAGGTTTATAATATTTTAAATATTTACCTTTATAAATTTTTTTCATAAAAATCTAGTTAAAATATTAACACAAATTAGCTAAATTACTAGAAAATATGTCACTTGTATAGAGAGTGTGTTTTTTAAAAGGCATTAATACTTAAGTATGAAAATACTCTTTTTGATACATTCCGAGATTTAATTTTACGACTTGCCATATCTCTACTGTCATAAAGAGTAAGTTTTCCCTTCCTTGCTATATGATGAACAGTATCAAGAGAGGTGATATAGACTTCATAAATAGTAAATTCATTTTCACTCACAGGATTTAGTACACGCTCATAGCGGTAATGAGGTCTAATAAACCCAAAATATTCTAAGATAAGACATGGTGATTTAGGAAGTGAACTCTTATCCAGATATCCCTTCTTTACAAATAGATAATAATATTCATTAACATTTTTTACTTTAAAATCAATTGTTTTTGTAAAATAATTGACATAGAAGAGCAGTGATAAATAATATCCACCCAATCTTCTTATATTAGGATTTAGCTTAGTGTTATATTGTGTAATACGCGTTATTTGATTAAACATGCTCATCTGTTTTATATTGCTTATAATAATTTCTTAGAGCCACTAATACCTTAATAAGTGTTTCTTTACTTAAAATCTCTTCGTGTACTATTTCCTTTATTGTATTAATAAAAGAAATTTTATTAAAATTATTGCCTACAATTAAATCATCATTCCTAATTTCTAGTATTCCTAATGTATTTGTAAATAGGGAATATGTTTTAGGTGAAATTTTTCTACTAAGTAAGTCAAAACACTCATTAAAAAGCAAAATAGCATCATTGGGCGTAAAGAATAAATCATATCTTGTATCACCATATTTATTTGCTAAATTAAGCACTTCCCTTACCTTTTCTTGATTAAGACAAGTAAATTCATAAACAACAGGTTCACTAAGAGAAGCTAAAAATTCAACTCTCTCTTTTAGATACATAAGTTTGATAAGGTTAGGAAGTCCTTTAATAAAA comes from Borrelia turcica IST7 and encodes:
- a CDS encoding PBSX family phage terminase large subunit translates to MNLKLEKLLYLFPNKMASKYRRIFENIPAGSGSRHIDFGLFESNNLLPKQKEVLDSIRTHGHNKIILNGGIASGKTFLACYLFIKNLLENRAFYAKNVNNFIMGNSQNSIEVNILGEIETICDLLHIPYERKKQNTSFILIDSLRVNLYGGDKISDFKRLRGSNSALMFINEATTLSQEVIQEALKRLRIGSRTAIFDTNPDFPTHFFKTDYIDQTKIYKTYNFTTYDNATLASDFIREQEITYEHLPTYRARVLLGEWVASDCSIFHQIEFSDDYKFSAPICYIDPAFTVGGDNTAICILEKHKDKLYAYIYQDKRPVYDDDILYRIKTIIDGFNVRLLFIEDRDSVKGVGRLTQTLISLRGQCDNTLFKIVPVRPISNKFNRICSLIPIFNGKLLEFLKDIDKTVINDIYAYKGDSKTCDDALDSLANAYLLLMGSSKEKQTHFTKIKYY
- a CDS encoding DUF261 family protein, which codes for MFNQITRITQYNTKLNPNIRRLGGYYLSLLFYVNYFTKTIDFKVKNVNEYYYLFVKKGYLDKSSLPKSPCLILEYFGFIRPHYRYERVLNPVSENEFTIYEVYITSLDTVHHIARKGKLTLYDSRDMASRKIKSRNVSKRVFSYLSINAF